The sequence below is a genomic window from Curtobacterium sp. MCPF17_002.
GTGAGCGAGACGACCGATGCAACCCCCGTGTCGCAGACGAGCCAGCTCTACGACAACCTGCGCTCCGCGATCCTGACGCTCGAGATCGCCCCCGGGGAGCGCATCTCCGAGCGAGGGCTCGAAGCGCGGTTCCACGCCTCCCGCACCCCGGTCCGCGCGGCGCTCTCACGGCTCGAACGCGAAGGACTCATCCTGCACGAGGGCCGCTCCTGGACGGTCACGCCGATCGACCTCGACGAGATCGCCTCGCTCGCCGAACTGCGCGGCGTGCTCGAACCAGCCGCTGCCAGGCTCGCCGTCGGGCGAGCGTCCGAGGAGCAGCTGGCAGAGGTCCGGGCGCACCTCGACACCCTCCGCCCGACGCCCGACCAGCAAGCGGGCATCCGGATGGGCTCGACGTTCCACCTCGACCTGGCCGCGCTCGGCGGCAACCGCTTCATCACCGACGCCATCGCCGACGCGCTCACCCGACTCGAGCGCACGCGCTGGATCGAGGTGCGCACGCCCGAGGCCCGCGACGCCGCCTGGGAGGAACACAGCGCCATCATCGACGCCGTGCGCGCCGGAGACGGCGACCGCGCAGCCGACCTGCTCGCGGCGCACGTCGCGGGGACGAACGACCGGCTGCTGGCGTGGATCGCGCAGGAACGTCGCCGACTGCGCGGAGCCGGCATGGCGATCGTGGGCGCGACCGAGCGCTGACGCGCCTGGGAGGTGACCGGGCGCTCTGGACGTCACCGCCCCGGAGCAGCGCGGCGCGGGGCGGACCCGCACCGCGCCTCCAGTCCGGAACGGTCCTGATCCGCGACCTACGGCGTCGTCGCGCGGTCCTCCGCAGCGTCGATCTGGTCGAAGATCCAGGCACTGCTGCCGTCCGAATGGTCGAGCAGCGCGGCCTTGACCTCTTGTTCATCGGTCGAGAGCCGCTGTGCGAGCTTGCTCCCGGAACGTGTCGACTGCGACATGGTGTCGTCCTTCCCCTGTGTGTGGGCATCGTGTGTGATGCAGGCGGCTGCCTGCCGGTGCGCTTCCTCACGGGACGTACTGAGGTCGTGACAGTCTCGCTCCGTCTGTCCGCAGACCGCAAGGGCTCGCCGCGACCTGTGGAGAAGTCCCAGCGGGCTCCGTGCCTAGGATGGTCCGGCCGCGCGCCTCGCGGCACGGAAGCAGCGGACGTCGCGTGACGTCGGACGGGAGGCACGGCTTGGCCGAGCAGCGCACGGCGCCTCCCACGGTCTACGACGTGGCGTCCGCGGCCGGGGTGTCGATCGCCACGGTCTCGCGCGTGCTGCGGACGCCGGATGCGGTCCGCGAGGGCACCCGCGACCGGGTGCAGGCGGCGATCCGATCCCTCGGCTACGTGCCCTCCGGGAACGCCCGGGCCCTCGCCGGCAAGCGCACCGGCGTGGTCGGGCTCCTGCTGCCCGGGTTCGACGTCGTCCCCGACGAACGGCCCGACCTCGTCACCGACGGCGGCGTCCGGGTCGTCGACGACCGACGGCACGTCACGCAGCCGTTCTCGTCCAACCTCTACTTCGACGAGGTCCTCCGCGGCGCCGAGACCGAGGCGTGGCAGCGTGGCCTGGCGCTCATGGTCGCGGCCGGTCGTGGGTCCTCCCGGGACGTCATCGTCAACGACGTCGCCGGTCGGGTCGACGGGCTGGCCGTCCTCGCCCGGACCGTGCCCGACGAGCTGCTCGAGCACGTCGCCCGACGGATCCCGGTCGTGGTGCTCGCGGACGACAGGCGCTCGCACGGCTTCGACTCGGTGAGCGTCGACAACGCCGCGGGCATGCGCACGATCGGCGGCCACGTGATCGGGCGGCTCGGCATCCGGTCGCTCGCGTACCTGGCCGGGCCGATCGACTCCCCGGACGACATCGAGCGTTCGACGGGGTTCCGGCAGGCGCTCGACGACCACGGGGTGCCGTCGTCGTCCGTGCGGGTCGTGCACGGTGACTTCGGGCGGGCCCGAGCGCGGGAGCTCGCCGCCCAGCTGCTCGACGGCGACGAGGTACCGCGGGCGATCGTCTGCTCGAACGACCAGTCCGCGCTCGGGGTGCTCGACGCCGCCGGGGCCCGCGGGGTGCGGGTGCCGGAGGGCCTCGTCGTCACGGGGTTCGACGGCATCGACGCCGGACGGTTCTCGGCACCGCCGCTCACGACGGTGCACCAGCCGATGGGGGCGCTCGGGCGTGCGGCGGTCCGGGCGATCGTGGACCGGCTGGAGCGTCCCGAGGGGCCTCCGCGCGCGATGCGCCTGCCGGTCGAGGTGCTGCTGCGCGAGAGTTGCCCGCCGGCGCTCTAGTCGTGGTCGCCGTCGTCGTGCGCGGCGCGGTCGGCGTGGTCGTGGTGGCCGCGGCCGTCGTGGTCGCTGTCGTCGTGCGCGGCGCGGTCGTCGCGGTCGTGGTGGTCCGGCCGCGCCGTCCGTTCGCCGAGATCGCACTTTGGCGATCCGAACCGCCGGCGTGCGCGTCCAAAGTGCGATCTCGCCACCGGACCCGCGAACCCGCGCACCGGCGCACCGGCGAACGGCGCACCGATCGTCCGCTTGCGCAACGCGATGTAAGCGCATACATTGTCCCGGTACCCACTCGACACGGAGGTCGACCGAGCAATGACGCTTCCCCCACAGCGCACGCGCGGCAAGCAACGCACGCACAGCGCGCAGCGCACGCAGAGCACCCAAGCCGCGCCGCGCACGCACCGCTCCCGACGAGCCCGCCTCGTCGCGGCCATCGCCGGGCTCGCCGTCGTGGCACTCACCGCCACCGGCTGCAGCATCCAGGTCCGTTCCCAACCGGACCCGAGCATCGGCAAGGACACGATGCTCATCAACGCGGACCACGGCAACCCGCTGTTCGACCGCAACTTCAACCCGTACATCGCGAACGCCCGCACGGCGTCGAAGTGGATGTACGAGCCCCTCATCGAGGTGAACCCCCTCGACGGCAAGCGGAACCCCTGGTTGGCGAGCGACTGGTCGCAGCCGGACGCGAAGACGATCGACATGACGATCCGCAGCGGCGTCGAGTGGTCGAACGGTGACACCTTCACCGCGAAGGACGTCGTCTTCACGTTCGACCTGCTGAAGAAGTTCCCCGCGATGGACGTCAAGGGCGCCTGGCAGCACATCGACACGATCGAGCAGCAGGGCCAGCACGTCGTCTTCCACCTCAAGTCGGAGGACGTCCCGAGCCTCACGATCATCGGGCAGACGTACATCCTCGGCGAGCAGCACTGGAAGGACGTCAAGGACCCGACGACCTTCCGCGACCCGAACCCGGTCGGCACCGGCCCGTTCGTGCTCGGGAACTACACGGACCAGCAGTACTCGATGGACAAGAACAAGCGGTACTGGCAGGCCGACAAGATCGCCATCAAGCACCTCATCCTGCCGGCGACGAACACGCAGCTCGACACCGTCACGCGCGGCTACGACTGGGCGTACGCGTTCATCTCCGACGTCAAGGGCACCTGGGGCGCCGCGTCGAAGACCAACACGTACTGGTTCCCGCCGGGGGGTGTGATCGGCCTCATCCCGAACCTCACGAAGGCGCCGTACAACGACGTCAACGTCCGCCGGGGCATCTCGCTCGCGCTCGACCGTGAGGGCATCGCCGAGACCGCGACCGAGGGCAACCTCAAGGCGGCGGCGCAGACCGGCCTGATCCTGCCGAACCAGTCGCAGTACGTGAACGACGACATCCCGGACAAGGGCGTCGTCACGCAGGACGTCGCGGCAGCGAAGGCGAGTCTGGCGAAGTCCGGCTGGGTCGACCAGGGCGGCAAGATCGTCAAGGACGGCAAGCAGCTCGAGATCACCATCATGACCGCGAACGGCTACTCCGACTGGCTCCGCGCCGCACAGGAGGTCCGCCGCAACCTGACCGCCATCGGCATCAAGGTGACGATCCAGGCACCGCAGCCGGCCGGGTACCAGCAGAACATCAACAACGGCACGTTCGACATGGCGATGGGCGGCATGGGCAACGGTGACGTCTACCAGGCGTTCAACTCGCTGCTCAGCACCGACTTCTACCAGCCGGTCGGCAAGTCGACGGTGAACAACTACGAGCGGTACAAGAACGCCGACACGCAGAAGCTCCTCGACGAGTACAAGGCGACGACGGACACCGCGAAGCAGCAGGAGATCCTCGACCAGCTGCAGGTGATCGTGTACGACGACCTTCCCGTGATCGGCATGTACTACGGCGGGCTCTGGGGACTCTTCAACACCAGCAAGTTCGTCGGCTGGCCGAGCGCGGAGGACCCCTACATGGCACCGCAGAACTACGACTCTGCTCCGCTGCTCATCTTCTCCAAGCTCCGGCTGCGCGACAGCGCCGCTGGCCAGGCGATCGTCAAGGCCGAACAGGAGCAGAGCAAGTGAAGTACATCCTCCAGAAACTCGTCCTCTTCGTCCTGACCCTCTGGGCCGCGGTCACGCTGAACTTCGTGCTCCCGCGTCTCATGCCGGGCAGCCCGACCGACGCCGCGCTGGCGAAGCTCAGCCAGAACGGCCCGGTCACCGACGCCACCAAGAAGGCCATCGAGGCGCAGCTCGGCGTCCCGACCGGCAACCTCTGGGACCAGTACGTCAGCTACCTGCACCAGGTCATCACGCTGGACTTCGGGACGAGCTACACGTTCTACCCGCAGCCGGTCGGTGACCTCGTCGCCCGGGCCCTGCCGTACACGCTGATCCTGGTCGGCGTCGTGACGATCATCGCGTTCGTCCTCGGCACCCTCATCGGTGTCGGGGCGGCGTGGAAGCGCGGCACCTGGCTCGACTCCCTCCCGACGCTGTCGGGGAGCTTCATGTCGACGTTCCCGTACTTCTGGACGGCGCTCCTGCTGCTGTTCTTCCTCGGCTACGTGCTGCACTGGTTCCCGACGACGGGTGCCTACTCGGCGACGACGACACCCGGGCTGAGCGGCGCGTTCATCGGGGACGCCCTGCAGCACGCGGTCCTGCCGGCGGTCACGATCCTGGTGACGAGCCTCGGTGGGTGGATCATCGGCATGCGCAACGCGATGATCAACACCCTCGGTGACGACTACGTGACCTTCGCCGAGGCGAACGGCCTCCGCGGTCGGACCGTGGCGATCCGGTACGCGGCCCGCAACGCGATCCTGCCGAACCTGACCGGTTTCGGTCTGGCGCTCGGTGGCGTGGTCGGCGGTTCGGTGCTGGTCGAGCAGGTGTTCGGCTACCCGGGCATCGGCTACCTGCTGTTCAACGCCGTCATCGGGCAGGACTACCCGCTCATGCAGGCCCTCTTCCTGATGATCACCGTGTCGGTGCTCATCGCCAACTTCATCGTGGACGTGCTGTACGGCGTCCTGGACCCGAGGACGCGTCGATGACCAACGCAACCGTGTCAGTGCGCACGCAAGAGAACGCACCCAACGAAGAACAGCAGGCGCCGTCCAAGTGGCGCGCCGCGGCCCGCCAGTTCGGCGTCGTCTGGTCGAACACGAAGGCCCGGATCGGCATCATCATCCTCGCCGTGTTCGTCCTCGTCGCGATCGCAGCCCCGCTCCTCGCGCCGTACGGCGCCAGCCAGAACGGCTTCGCCCGGTCCGCCGACGCGACGGCCGCCCACTGGATGGGCACCACCGCCGCCGGCGAGGACGTCCTGTCCCAGATCATCTACGGCGCCCGCATCTCGGTCATGGTCGGCGCGGTCGCGGGCATCCTGTCGACGCTGGTCGCGGTCGCGATCGGCCTCAGCTGGGGCTACGTCCGTGGCTGGGTCGCCGAGGTCATCGGGTTCATCGTGAACCTCTTCCTCGTCATCCCGGGCCTCCCGCTCATGATCGTCATCGCGGCGTACCTGCAGAACGGCGGCATCGCGGTGATCATCGCGGTCATCGTCGTGACCGGCTGGGCCTGGGGCGCGCGCGTCCTGCGCAGCCAGACGCAGTCGCTCCGTGGGCGTGACTTCGTCACCGCGGCGCAGTTCTCCGGTGAGGGTGCGACCCGCATCGTCTTCCGCGAGATCCTGCCGAACATGACGTCGCTCATCGTCGGCTCGTTCTTCGGTGCGGCCACGTCGGCGATCCTCGCCGAGGCGGGCCTCGAGTTCCTCGGACTCGGCGACTCGTCGATCGTCAGCTGGGGCACGATCCTCTACTGGGCGCAGAACTCCAACGCGCTCCTCACGGGCCAGTGGATCCTGCTGTTCGCCCCGGGCCTCTGCATCGCGCTCCTCGCGATGAGCCTGACCCTGATCAACTTCGGCGTCGACGCCGTGTCCAACCCGCGGCTGCGCGAGGGCGCGCGCCGGAAGAAGGAGGCAACCGCATGAGCGGCTCACGTCACGTCTCGACCGGTGACGGCCTGGAGGCGCGGGACGGCGCCGCCACGCGCCTCCCGTCCGATGCCACGAACGCAACGCAGGACGTCCTGCTCGACGTCCGCGACCTGTCGGTCGTCTACGAGTCCGCCGGCCAGCAGGCCGTCCAGGCGGTGGACCACGTCTCCTTCCAGCTGCGGAAGGGCGAGTTCGTCGGCCTGGTCGGCGAGTCCGGCTCGGGCAAGTCGACCCTCGGGTACGCGTTGACGCGGCTGCAGAAGCCTCCGGCGCGCACCAACGGCGGCAACATCTTCTTCGGCGGGCACGACATCCGTGACCTCGACGACGAGGAGCTCCGGCAGCAGCGCCAGGGCGGCTTCGCGATGGTGTTGCAGTCCGGCATGAACGCGCTCAACCCGGTGCGGACGATCCGGAACCACTTCATCGACATCTTCCGAGCGCACGGCCACGTGTCGCGCGATCGGTGGGATGCACGGATGAAGGAGCTCATCGAGAAGGTGAAGCTGCCGACGGCGATGCTCGCCCGCTACCCCGGGGAGCTCTCGGGCGGCATGCGGCAGCGCGTGTCGATCGCGCTGGCGCTCTCGCTCGAGCCGCGCCTCATGGTGTTCGACGAGCCGACGACGGCGCTCGACGTCCTCGTGCAGCACGCGGTGATGGACACCATCATCGAGCTGCAGCAGTCCGAGGGGTTCACGGCGATCCTGATCAGCCACGACCTCGGCATCGTCCTCGAGGCGACCGAGCGCGTGCTCGTCATGCACGAGGGGCGCATCGTCGAGGACGGCGGCTCGAAGGAGATCCTGCGCGACCCGCAGGACGAGTACACGAAGATGCTGCTGTCGCACTACGCCGACCCGCGCGCGGCCGTCGTGTCGCTGCCCGGGTTCCCGGACCGGTCCGAGCGTGCGGCGTCGGGCGCGAAGCGCCAGGAGACGACCTCGTCGTTCAGCACCGTCGGCTCCCGCGAGCGGTCCGCCGCGAAGAACCCGATCGTCGTGTCGGACCTCGTGAAGACGTACCCCGCGCCGCGTCGCGGTGAGGACCCGGTCCGCGCGGTGCGCGACGTGTCGTTCACCCTCGAGCCCGGGCAGTCCCTCGCCCTCGTCGGCCAGTCCGGTTCGGGCAAGTCGACGATCGCGAAGATGCTCACCGGCGTCGAGAAGCCGACCACCGGCACGGTCCGGTTCGGCGACCTCGACGTGGCGCGTCTCGGCCGTCGGGGTCTCCGTGACCTCCGGTCCGAGGTGCAGATGGTGTTCCAGGACCCGTACGCGGCGCTCAACCCGCTGCACACGGTCGAGTACACGCTCACCCGGCCGGTCGTGAACTACACCGGGCTGAAGGGCAAGGACGCCCGTCGTCGGGTGCTCGAACTGCTCGACACCGTCGGGCTCACCCCGGTGGAGCAGTTCGCGCAGAAGCTCCCGCACCAGCTCTCCGGCGGGCAGCGGCAGCGCGTCGTCATCGCCCGCGCGCTGGCGTCCGACCCGCAGGTGATCATCGCCGACGAGCCGGTCTCGATGCTCGACGTGACGCTCCGTGCCGGGGTGCTCGCGCTCCTCGAGGACCTGCGCGAGCAGTGGGGCGTCTCGCTCCTCTACATCACGCACGACCTGTTGAGTGCCCGGCTCATCACGGACGACATCATGGTGCTGCACGACGGCGCCGTGGTCGAGCGCGGACGCACGTCCGAGGTGCTGCAGGACCCGCAGGACCCGTACACGATCGCCCTGCTCGACGCGGTGCCGAATCCTCGCAGAGCCCTCGCGGAGGGGCGCCTGTGACGACGCTGCACGACTTCCCGACGGTCCCGGCGTTCGGGCACCTGCCGACGCCGGACGGCGTGGACGTCGTCGGCGTCGACCTGCCGGTCGGGCGGCTGACGGCCTACCGGGTCGTGCCGTCCGGGGTGTCGAAGGGCACCGTCCTCATCGTCCCCGGGTACACCGGCTCGAAGGAGGACTGGCGGACCTTCCTGCCGGTCCTCCGCGACGCCGGGTGGACCGCCGTGGCGATCAGCCGACGCGGCCAGGCCGACTCGGCCGCACCGACCGAACCCCGCGACTACTCCCTCGACGAAGAAGCCGCCGACGTCGTCCGGGTCGCGCGCCTGCTCGACGACGGCGCCCCCGTGCACCTGGTCGGGCACTCGCTCGGCGGCGTGATCGTCCGCGCTGCGGCGATCGCCTCGCCGACGGCGTTCCGCGACGTCGTGCAGTTCTGCTCCGGGCCGCACGGGTGGCCGTACCGCAAGGTCACCGAGCTGACGATCATGCACGACACGGGCGGGGACAACCGGACGCTCTTCGACGCCACGAACCCGCTCTGGGCCGGCCGACCCGACGAGGAACTCCCGGGCGACGTCCGGATGGTCCGCGACCGCTTCGACGCCACGAGCCCGCTCAGCGTCATCGCCGGCGCACACATCCTGGAGGACCACACCGACGCCTCCGACGAACTCCGCGCCACCGGGCTGCCGGTCCTCGTCACGCACGGGGAGTGGGACGGCGCCTGGCCCATCCCGTGGCAGCGGGCGATGGCGGAACGAACGGGTGCCGACTACCAGGTCATCCCGTCCAGCTACCACGGCCCCCAGGTCGAGGACCCGCTCGGGACGGTCGCCGTGTTCGACCGCTTCCTGTCGGCGCACTGACGCCAGCTCTGAAAGGAACCATCATCTCCACGCTGAACTTCCCCGACGGCTTCCTCTGGGGTGCGGCCACGGCCGCGCACCAGATCGAGGGCAACAACGTCAACTCGAACTGGTGGGTGCACGAGCACGAGCCCGACACCACCATCGTCGAGCCCTCCGGTGACGCCGCGGACAGCTACCACCGCTACCGCGAGGACATCCGCACCGCGGCCGAGCTCGGCCTGAACTCGTACCGGTTCAGCATCGAGTGGGCCCGCATCGAGCCCGAGCGCGGGTTCGTGAGCCGCGCCGAGGTCGACCACTACCGGCGCATGGTCGAGGCCTGCCACGAGTTCGGCATCGAGCCGATCGTGACCCTCATGCACTTCACCGTGCCGCGCTGGTTCGAGCGGGACGGCTTCTGGCGTGCGCCCGACGCCGCCGACCTCTTCGCCCGCTACACCGAGGCCGCGCTCCCCGTGGTGCAGGACGGTGTCCGCTACGTCTGCACGATCAACGAGCCGAACATCGCCGCGATGCTCGCCGGCGGCGAGGACGCGGCGAACCTGGTCGCGTACGGCCTGCCGAACCCGGACCTCGGCGTCGCCGATGCCCTGCTGGCCTCGCACCAGCGGTCCCGCGAGGTGCTCTCCCAGGTGAACGGCATCCAGTCCGGCTGGACCATCGCGACCCAGGCCTTCAAGTCCTCCGGTCAGCCCGGTGCCGACGCGATGCTCCGTGAGTACGGGTACCCGCGCGACGACTGGTACCTCCAGGCCGCGGCCGGCGACGACTTCCTCGGCGTGCAGGCGTACACCCGGACCTTCATCGGGCCGGACGGCCCCCTGCCCGTCGCCGACGACGTCGAGACGACCCTGACCGGCTGGGAGTTCTACCCCGAAGCATCGGCGGACGGACTCCGCAGCGCGTGGGAGCTCTCCGGACACGTGCCGCTGATGATCACCGAGAACGGCATCGCGACCGCGGACGACACCCGTCGCCAGGCGTACACGCAGGGCGCCCTCGAGGGGATCCACCGCTGCATCGAGGACGGCATCGAGGTCCTCGGGTACCAGCACTGGTCGCTGCTCGACAACTACGAGTGGGCCTCGGGCTTCCGTCCGACCTTCGGGCTCGTGTCGTGGGACCCGGTGACGTTCGAGCGCACGCCGAAGCCGAGCGCGCACTGGTACGGGGAGGTCGCGCAGGCGAACGCCCTCGAGACCGCCGCTCAGCCCGCGTCGTAGGCCGCGAGCAGGAGTTCCTCGGCGCGCGTCGATCCCCGCTCGCGCGCGAGTTCGATCGGTGTCCGGCCCTCGGCGTCCTGGACGTCGAGGGCCGCTCCGCGTTCGAGGAGCGCCTCGATGACCGCACGGCGGTCGAACCACGCGGCCGCGTGCAGCGGCGCGAAGCCCCAGCGCGGGTCGATCGCGTCGATGTCGGCCGGGTCGGCGTCGAAGCCGTCGAGCGCCAGCGAGAGGCCGCCGACGTCGCCGTGGGCCGCAGCCCGCACGGCGGGCGTGGCCCAGTCGACCCAGCCGTCGGGGATCGGGCCGTGCCATCCGTGCGCGGGGCGCGCCTCCAGGACGGTCCAGTCCTCGTCGTCGACGCGACGGACCTCGACGGCCACGTCGCGGAAGTGGATCGCGAGCTCGCCGGTCGGTGAGAACAGCAGGCGCAGCTCCCAGACGTCCGCGTCGACGTGGGCGAGTTCGCCACGGGAGACCTGGACGTCCCCGGCGAGCAGGTCCAGGGCGTCGGTGTCCTCGGGCTCGAGCACGGCGCGGTCGAACCGGAGCGCGACCCGGGCGTGGTTCCAGCGGCGCCAGAGACCGTCCGGGGTGTCCAGGACCTCGTCGTTCCGGACGACGAACGCGGCGTGCACCGTGCGGGTCGGTTCGGCGCCCACCCCCGCGCTGCCGTGGCGACCGGCGTCCTCGACGCGCCACTCGGACACGCGTGCCTCGCTCCAGGTGATCGAGGCGAGTGCCGCGACGGTGGGCGGGGCGTCCGTGACGAGCCGGCCGAGGTGTTCGGCGTAGCCCTCGACGTCCTCGAACGAGACGTACCCGACCCCGGGCCAGCCCACTCGACTCCATCGCACCTCGCGAGCCTACAGGCCCGTCGTCGCGCGGATCGACGGGCATTTCCATCGCTCGTGTCGTGCATACGAACAATTCGTCGGCGCCCCGAGCAGCCCACCACGATGGCACCATGCGACCTCTGACGCGGCGCCGCACGCTGCCCACCCTCCTCGCGATCGGTGTGGTGACCTCCGGCCTCGCGCTCGATCCCACCTCCGCTCGCGGAGCCACCGACCTCACCGTGGACATCGACGGCGCCACCGCGATCATCGCGCCGGGTGACCCGATCGCGTTCCGCGTCCCCGGGTGCCTGACCGAGGCGACCGACTGGCGGGTCACCGACTCCGAGAGCAAGCCCGCCGGGTCCGGATCACACCCGTCCTCCACCTCGGCCGACGCTGCACGATCGCTCCCCGGTGGCACCGCGACCACGCCGGGCATCTACCGCCTGTCCGTCACGTGCGGCACGGCGACCGGGTCGACGCGGTTCGTCCGCTCGTCCGGCCCCGCCGTCGCCGACCCGTTCTTCGGCTTCGCCGTCGACGCCGGCGCCGGCTCGGCAGCCGAGGTCCTCCCCACCTTCCAGGCGATCGGCGGCGGCAGCTACCGGCAGGACCTCCAGTGGCAGGCGGTCGAGAAGACGCCGGCCCGGTTCGACTTCACGCCCATCGACCCGCGGATCGACCCGTGGGTGCACGAGGCCGGCGTCGCGCCGCTCTTCGTGCTCGACTACGGCAACACCGCGCACACCGGCAGCTCGATGACCCCGCCCGACATGGCCGTGCCGGAGCAGCGTGCCGCGTGGGAGCGGTTCGTGGTGAACACCGTGTGGCACCTCCGCGAGCGCCACCCGAGGGCCGACCTGTCCTTCGAGGTCTGGAACGAGTGGAACAACTTCCACGGCTCGTTCCCCGCCACCCCAGAGGCGTACCTCCCGCTCGCCGAGGTCACCTTCAAGGCGATCCGGGCGGTCGACCCGACCATCCGTGTCGTCGGACCGGGCGTGAACGCGGTCTCGCTCCCCGAACGCGAGTGGATGACCCGCTGGTTCGAACTCGGCGGTGCGCGGTGGGTCGACGCCATCAGCGTCCACCCGTACTCGCAACCCTGGGCACCGGAGGAGTGCGCCGCCGGACTCGGCTGCATCGCCGACACCCTCGCCGCGCTGCGGGAACAGGCCGCGGAGCACCCCTCGGCCTCGGGCGGGCCGGCACCGATCTGGATCACCGAGGTCGGCTGGCCGGCGACCGGGGTCACCCGGGTCGACGAAGCGGACCTCGCCGCGTTCCTCGTCCGGACACACGCCCTTGCCGCCGAGAGCGGTGTCGAGCGCGTGTACACGTTCGAACTCGCGCAACCGAACGCCCGGAGCGGTCGCACCTTCGCCCTCACCGGCGGCGTCGGGACCGGGTACGAGCCCCGACCGGCCGCTGCCGCCTACCTCACCATGCAGCGGATGCTCGCCGGCATGCGGGTCGTCGGCAGCACGGCGCGCGACACCACGCGACAGGTCGAGTTCGTGTCGGCCGACGGACGACGCCACGTGCGCGTGGTCTGGCAGACGGTCGACCGGTTCGCCGACCAGTCCGTCACCGTACCGCTGCCGGGCACGGGGACCCTCGTCGAGGCGTACGGCGCCCGCAAGCCGGTGACCGCGACGAAGGGGTCCCTGACCATGACGGCCAAGTGGAGTCCTCGGTACGTCGTCTGGACCGACTGATGCGCCTCACACAGCTCGACGGCCTCCGCGGACTCGCGGTCCTGCTCGTCGTCGCCGGCCACGTCGCCGAGTCCGTCGTGCCGTACGGCGGCGTCGTCGGCGTGACGACGTTCTTCGTCCTGTCGGGCTTCGTGATCACGCGGGGACTCCTCGACGAGGTCGACGTC
It includes:
- a CDS encoding alpha/beta fold hydrolase; this translates as MTTLHDFPTVPAFGHLPTPDGVDVVGVDLPVGRLTAYRVVPSGVSKGTVLIVPGYTGSKEDWRTFLPVLRDAGWTAVAISRRGQADSAAPTEPRDYSLDEEAADVVRVARLLDDGAPVHLVGHSLGGVIVRAAAIASPTAFRDVVQFCSGPHGWPYRKVTELTIMHDTGGDNRTLFDATNPLWAGRPDEELPGDVRMVRDRFDATSPLSVIAGAHILEDHTDASDELRATGLPVLVTHGEWDGAWPIPWQRAMAERTGADYQVIPSSYHGPQVEDPLGTVAVFDRFLSAH
- a CDS encoding ABC transporter permease translates to MTNATVSVRTQENAPNEEQQAPSKWRAAARQFGVVWSNTKARIGIIILAVFVLVAIAAPLLAPYGASQNGFARSADATAAHWMGTTAAGEDVLSQIIYGARISVMVGAVAGILSTLVAVAIGLSWGYVRGWVAEVIGFIVNLFLVIPGLPLMIVIAAYLQNGGIAVIIAVIVVTGWAWGARVLRSQTQSLRGRDFVTAAQFSGEGATRIVFREILPNMTSLIVGSFFGAATSAILAEAGLEFLGLGDSSIVSWGTILYWAQNSNALLTGQWILLFAPGLCIALLAMSLTLINFGVDAVSNPRLREGARRKKEATA
- a CDS encoding ABC transporter permease; the encoded protein is MKYILQKLVLFVLTLWAAVTLNFVLPRLMPGSPTDAALAKLSQNGPVTDATKKAIEAQLGVPTGNLWDQYVSYLHQVITLDFGTSYTFYPQPVGDLVARALPYTLILVGVVTIIAFVLGTLIGVGAAWKRGTWLDSLPTLSGSFMSTFPYFWTALLLLFFLGYVLHWFPTTGAYSATTTPGLSGAFIGDALQHAVLPAVTILVTSLGGWIIGMRNAMINTLGDDYVTFAEANGLRGRTVAIRYAARNAILPNLTGFGLALGGVVGGSVLVEQVFGYPGIGYLLFNAVIGQDYPLMQALFLMITVSVLIANFIVDVLYGVLDPRTRR
- a CDS encoding GntR family transcriptional regulator, which encodes MSETTDATPVSQTSQLYDNLRSAILTLEIAPGERISERGLEARFHASRTPVRAALSRLEREGLILHEGRSWTVTPIDLDEIASLAELRGVLEPAAARLAVGRASEEQLAEVRAHLDTLRPTPDQQAGIRMGSTFHLDLAALGGNRFITDAIADALTRLERTRWIEVRTPEARDAAWEEHSAIIDAVRAGDGDRAADLLAAHVAGTNDRLLAWIAQERRRLRGAGMAIVGATER
- a CDS encoding ABC transporter substrate-binding protein, translating into MTLPPQRTRGKQRTHSAQRTQSTQAAPRTHRSRRARLVAAIAGLAVVALTATGCSIQVRSQPDPSIGKDTMLINADHGNPLFDRNFNPYIANARTASKWMYEPLIEVNPLDGKRNPWLASDWSQPDAKTIDMTIRSGVEWSNGDTFTAKDVVFTFDLLKKFPAMDVKGAWQHIDTIEQQGQHVVFHLKSEDVPSLTIIGQTYILGEQHWKDVKDPTTFRDPNPVGTGPFVLGNYTDQQYSMDKNKRYWQADKIAIKHLILPATNTQLDTVTRGYDWAYAFISDVKGTWGAASKTNTYWFPPGGVIGLIPNLTKAPYNDVNVRRGISLALDREGIAETATEGNLKAAAQTGLILPNQSQYVNDDIPDKGVVTQDVAAAKASLAKSGWVDQGGKIVKDGKQLEITIMTANGYSDWLRAAQEVRRNLTAIGIKVTIQAPQPAGYQQNINNGTFDMAMGGMGNGDVYQAFNSLLSTDFYQPVGKSTVNNYERYKNADTQKLLDEYKATTDTAKQQEILDQLQVIVYDDLPVIGMYYGGLWGLFNTSKFVGWPSAEDPYMAPQNYDSAPLLIFSKLRLRDSAAGQAIVKAEQEQSK
- a CDS encoding LacI family DNA-binding transcriptional regulator, giving the protein MAEQRTAPPTVYDVASAAGVSIATVSRVLRTPDAVREGTRDRVQAAIRSLGYVPSGNARALAGKRTGVVGLLLPGFDVVPDERPDLVTDGGVRVVDDRRHVTQPFSSNLYFDEVLRGAETEAWQRGLALMVAAGRGSSRDVIVNDVAGRVDGLAVLARTVPDELLEHVARRIPVVVLADDRRSHGFDSVSVDNAAGMRTIGGHVIGRLGIRSLAYLAGPIDSPDDIERSTGFRQALDDHGVPSSSVRVVHGDFGRARARELAAQLLDGDEVPRAIVCSNDQSALGVLDAAGARGVRVPEGLVVTGFDGIDAGRFSAPPLTTVHQPMGALGRAAVRAIVDRLERPEGPPRAMRLPVEVLLRESCPPAL
- a CDS encoding ABC transporter ATP-binding protein, with amino-acid sequence MSGSRHVSTGDGLEARDGAATRLPSDATNATQDVLLDVRDLSVVYESAGQQAVQAVDHVSFQLRKGEFVGLVGESGSGKSTLGYALTRLQKPPARTNGGNIFFGGHDIRDLDDEELRQQRQGGFAMVLQSGMNALNPVRTIRNHFIDIFRAHGHVSRDRWDARMKELIEKVKLPTAMLARYPGELSGGMRQRVSIALALSLEPRLMVFDEPTTALDVLVQHAVMDTIIELQQSEGFTAILISHDLGIVLEATERVLVMHEGRIVEDGGSKEILRDPQDEYTKMLLSHYADPRAAVVSLPGFPDRSERAASGAKRQETTSSFSTVGSRERSAAKNPIVVSDLVKTYPAPRRGEDPVRAVRDVSFTLEPGQSLALVGQSGSGKSTIAKMLTGVEKPTTGTVRFGDLDVARLGRRGLRDLRSEVQMVFQDPYAALNPLHTVEYTLTRPVVNYTGLKGKDARRRVLELLDTVGLTPVEQFAQKLPHQLSGGQRQRVVIARALASDPQVIIADEPVSMLDVTLRAGVLALLEDLREQWGVSLLYITHDLLSARLITDDIMVLHDGAVVERGRTSEVLQDPQDPYTIALLDAVPNPRRALAEGRL